In the genome of Populus nigra chromosome 9, ddPopNigr1.1, whole genome shotgun sequence, one region contains:
- the LOC133703438 gene encoding E3 ubiquitin-protein ligase UPL1-like isoform X1 gives MTKLKKRRSTEVPPKIKSFINGVITSPLENIEEPLKGFVWEFDKGDFHHWVDLFNHFDSYFEKHIKPRKDLQVEDNFLESDPPFPREAVLQILRVIRIILENCTNKHFYSSYEQHLSNLLASTDADIVEACLQTLAAFLNKTLGRYSIRDLSLNTKLFCLAQGWGGKDEGLGLVASTTQNGCDPVAYELGCTLHFEFYALNELSSQFSAIEQPTQGLQIIHLPNVDTCPETDCELLNKLVVEYKVPPSLRFSLLTRLRFARAFRPLVSRQLYTCIRLYAFIVLVQSSSDADDLVSFFNSEPEFVNELVSLLSYEDEVPEKIRILCLLSLVALSQDRSHQSTVLAAVTSGGHRGILSSLMQKAIDSVISDSSKWSVDFAEALLSLVTVLVSSSSGCSAMREAGFIPTLLPLLKDTDPQHLHMVAAAVHILEAFMDYSNPATALFRELGGLDDTISRLKVEVSHVEDCSKQQGEDSDSRTRNLQVAASASSELDSMLPLYSEALVAYHRRLLMKALLRAISLGTYAAGNTSRIYGSEESLLPQCLCLIFRRAKDFGGGVFSLAATVMSDLIHKDPTCFPILDAAGLPSAFLNAIMDGVLCSSEAIMCIPQCLDALCLNNNGLQAVKDRNALRCFVKIFTSKTYLRALFGETPGSLSTGLDELMRHASSLRGPGVDMLIEILNVITKIGSRVDGSCASTDPSSSAPVPMETDAEERSLVLSDDRGSFRMETLEQTTEQSSDTSAANVDSLFPECLSNVARLLETVLQNSDTCHIFVEKKGIDAVLQLFTLPLMPISTSIGQIISVAFKNFSHQHSASLARAVCAFLREHLKSTNELLVSVAGTHLAVVESAKQAKVLRYLSSLEGILSLSNFLLKGNSTFVSELGTADADVLKDIGLAYREIIWQVSLYNDSKVDEKRNAEQGTDLSSSTAVVRESDDDANIPVVRYMNPVSIRNGSQSLWGGEREFLSVIRSGVGLHRRSRHGLARIRSGRTGQHLDALSIDSEIPSDEPETSLPKLKSRTPDEILNKLASVLRSFFSALVKGFTSPNRRRVDVGLLSAVSKTLGTTLAKIYLEALSFSGYFTAGLDTLLSVKCRYLGKVVDDMAALTFDSRRRTCYASMVNNFYVHGTFKELLTTFEATSQLLWTLPYPFPCPSVDHEKAGEGNNLSHSTWLLDTLHSYCRVLEYFVNSSLLLSSTSGSQVQLLVQPVAAGLSIGLFPVPKDPEVFVRMLQSQVLDVMLSVWNHSMFPSCSTGFISSIVSLVTHIYSGVGDVKRNRSGIAGSTNQRFMLPPPDENTIAMIVEMGFTRARAEEALRRVETNSVEMAMEWLFSHAEDPVQEDDELARALALSLGNSSEGLKIDNEDNSIAAVTEEGKMTVPPVEDILAASVKLFQSSDTMAFSLTDLLVTLCNRNKGEDRLKVASYLIEQLKLCPLDFSKDSSALCMISHILALLLFEDGTVREIAAQNGIVAAVTNVLMNFKARNASGSEILIPKCISALLLILDNMSQSRPRISSETTGGTQTVSLPDSSVLASGTEKKVASDFPEKESGTALEKLLGKSTGYLTIEESREVLLVACDLMKQHVPAVIMQAILQLCARLTKTHILALQFLENGGLTALFSIPRSCFFPGYDTVASAIIRHLLEDPHTLQTAMELEIRQTLIGNRHAGRIFPRTFLTSMAPVISRDPVVFMKAAAAACQLESSGGRTFVVLLKEKEKERDKSKTSGAEESVRISENKMHDGSGKCAKGHKKIPANLTQVMDQLLDIVLKHPLPKSPEGCVGDLNSMDVDEPATKLKGKSKVDETKKVESESERSAGLAKVTFVLKLLSDVLLMYVHAVGIILRRDLELCHLRGSNQTDSSGQGGIIHHILHQLLLISTDKSAGPDEWRDKLSEKASWFIVVLCGRSGEGRRRVINELVKAMSSFSNLESNSHNNVLLPDKKVFAFSDLVYSILSKNASSSHLPGSGCSPDIAKSMIDGGMVQSLTSILQVIDLDHPDAPKIVNLLLKALESLSRAANASEQVLKSEGLNKKKTTVSNGRCDEQTAASAVETIEHNQNSGATQEAPDEEDTDIQQQQGTTHVEGNHAAHQNQTAEQDMRIELEDTMPTNPSVEIGMDFMHEEMEEGGVLHNTDQIEMTFRVENRAGDDMGDEDDDMGDDGDEDEDEDEDEDEDEDDDEGEDEDIAEDGAGMMSLADTDVEDHDDTGLADDYNDEMIDEEDDFHENRVMEVRWREALDGLDHLQVLGQPGASSGLIDVAAEPFERVNVDDLFGLRRPLGFDRQRQSGRSSLERSVIEANGFQHPLLLRPSQSEDLVSMWSSGGHSSRGLEALSYGSFDVPHFYMFDAPVLPFEHVPSSIFGDRLGRAAPPPLSDSSLGMDSLRTQGRRGPGDGRWTDDGQPQAGAQSAAIAQAIEEQFISQLCSVPTINAPIERQFQNSGVQENQPFHNPPSNDGQVVVDDDNTSSQQNEVQQGNGNEVTHYQPNPTAETIPSNEQVDSRSSFSDSGEDLQVDEPMLAQPISLNSTPNGLDNMEIGDGDGTACDQVETMPEHVNSAEHHASLQCEGVPEAHASLNDVPVQDVRSSTDDQCNNPLLANSVSMMPDVDQMNADVEMTGADAEGNRAGQSMPASEQGADETSSRQETLVAQDATQANQNGIDNETPTTSAIDPTFLEALPEDLRTEVLASQQAQSVQPPTYAPPSVEDIDPEFLAALPPDIQAEVLAQQRAQRIAQQAEGQPVDMDNASIIATFPADVREEVLLTSSEAVLSALPSPLLAEAQMLRDRAMSHYQARSLFGSSHRLNSRRNGLGFDRQTVMDRGVGVTIGRRAASAFADGMKMNEIEGEPLLDTNALKALIHLLRMAQPLGKGLLQRLLLNLCAHSTTRTILVCLLLNMIKPEAEGSVSGLAAINSQRLYGCLSNVVYGRSQLMDGLPPLVLRRVLEILTYLATNHSSIANMLFYFDPSIVLEPLSPKYLETKIDKGKEKIGDGDNSLKPLGDTDKVPLILFLKLLNRPLFLHSTTHLEQVMGLLQVVVFTAASKLDSHAQSGQARETSQKQTAGEVPGGVQSVPPLVAESSQEDKAASSGSISNGNRSIDACSVFLKLPQPELSNLCSLLGCEGLSDKVYMLAGEVLKKLASIVATHRKFFTSELSELAHGLSSSAVSELVTLRNTHMLGLSAGSMAGAAILRVLQALSSLTSPTIDENMDLESGGEQEEQATMWNLSIALQPLWLELSECISLTETQLVQSSFSPTVLNINVGELVQGGSSSSPLPPGTQRLLPFIEAFFVLCEKLQANQSIVQQDHVTITAREVKESSGSSSSTTACFGDSQRKLDGVVTFSRFAEKHRRLLNTFIRHNPGLLEKSLSMMLKAPRLIDFDNKRAYFRSRIRQQHEQHRSGPLRISVRRAYVLEDSYNQLRMRPTQDLRGRLNVQFQGEEGIDAGGLTREWYQLLSRVVFDKGALLFTTVGNDVTFQPNPNSVYQTEHLSYFKFVGRVVSKALFDGQLLDVYFTRSFYKHILGAKVTYHDIEAVDPDYYKNLKWMLENDVSDIPDLTFSMDADEEKHILYEKTQVTDYELKPGGRNIRVTEETKHEYVDLVADHILTNAIRPQINSFLEGFNELVPRELISIFNDKELELLISGLPEIDLDDLKANTEYTGYAPASGVVQWFWEVVKGFNKEDMARLLQFVTGTSKVPLEGFKALQGISGPQKLQIHKAYGAPERLPSAHTCFNQLDLPEYTSGEQLQERLLLAIHEASEGFGFG, from the exons ATGACAAAGCTTAAGAAACGGAGGTCTACAGAAGTG CCTCCCAAAATTAAGTCCTTCATCAATGGTGTTATTACCAGTCCACTTGAGAATATAGAAGAACCCCTAAAAGGTTTTGTTTGGGAGTTCGATAAG GGAGATTTTCATCATTGGGTTGatctttttaatcattttgattcATATTTTGAGAAGCACATAAAGCCAAGAAAAGACTTGCAGGTTGAGGACAACTTCTTGGAATCTGATCCTCCCTTTCCAAGAGAAGCTGTTCTTCAAATTCTTCGTGTTATCAGAATAATTTTAGAGAACTGCACAAACAAGCACTTTTATAGTTCTTATGAG CAGCATCTTTCTAACCTTCTTGCTTCCACTGATGCGGACATAGTAGAGGCTTGCTTGCAGACTCTGGCAGCTTTTTTGAACAAGACTCTTGGAAGATATTCCATTAGAGATTTGTCTTTGAATACAAAGTTATTTTGTCTTGCACAAGGCTGGGGAGGAAAGGATGAGGGTCTTGGATTGGTTGCGTCTACTACACAAAATGGATGTGACCCTGTTGCTTACGAGTTAGGTTGCACCCTTCATTTTGAGTTCTATGCATTGAACGAGTTGTCAAGTCAGTTCAGTGCCATAGAACAGCCAACTCAGGGTTTACAAATTATTCATTTACCTAATGTCGATACTTGTCCGGAGACAGATTGTGAGCTTTTGAATAAGTTAGTTGTAGAATATAAAGTACCTCCCAGCTTAAGATTTTCTTTATTGACGAGATTGCGCTTTGCAAGGGCTTTTCGCCCTTTGGTTTCTCGCCAATTGTACACATGCATCCGTTTGTATGCTTTCATTGTTCTTGTTCAATCAAGCAGTGATGCTGATGATCTAGTTTCTTTTTTCAACTCTGAGCCTGAGTTTGTCAATGAATTAGTTTCACTTTTGAGCTATGAAGATGAAGTGCCTGAGAAAATTCGAATTCTTTGTTTGTTATCATTGGTCGCTCTTTCTCAAGATCGGTCTCACCAATCAACTGTCTTGGCTGCTGTCACATCTGGTGGTCACCGCGGCATCCTGTCCAGCCTCATGCAAAAAGCCATTGATTCTGTTATCAGTGATTCATCAAAATGGTCTGTTGATTTTGCTGAAGCTCTACTATCTCTTGTCACTGTTTTGGTCTCATCATCATCAGGTTGCTCAGCCATGCGCGAGGCAGGGTTTATTCCTACTCTTCTACCCCTCCTCAAAGATACAGACCCTCAGCATTTGCATATGGTAGCCGCAGCTGTGCATATTCTAGAGGCATTCATGGATTACAGTAATCCTGCTACTGCATTATTCAGAGAGTTGGGTGGTTTGGATGACACCATCTCTCGACTGAAGGTAGAAGTGTCTCATGTAGAAGATTGTTCAAAGCAACAAGGTGAAGATTCTGATTCAAGGACAAGGAATTTGCAAGTAGCTGCAAGTGCTTCCTCAGAGCTAGATAGTATGCTCCCACTGTATTCTGAAGCATTAGTTGCTTATCATCGACGTTTACTGATGAAAGCTTTGCTAAGGGCGATATCCCTTGGAACATATGCTGCTGGGAACACTTCTCGTATTTATGGATCCGAGGAGAGTTTGTTGCCCCAATGCCTATGTCTAATCTTCAGAAGAGCAAAAGATTTTGGTGGAGGGGTGTTTTCACTTGCAGCAACTGTCATGAGTGATCTAATTCACAAAGATCCTACCTGTTTCCCTATCTTAGATGCAGCTGGTCTTCCTTCTGCTTTTTTGAATGCAATAATGGATGGTGTTCTATGCTCTTCAGAAGCCATAATGTGTATACCTCAGTGTTTGGATGCCCTATGCCTGAATAATAATGGTCTTCAGGCTGTAAAGGATCGGAATGCTCTAAGGTGCTTCGTGAAAATATTTACATCCAAAACGTATTTGCGTGCCCTTTTTGGTGAGACACCAGGGTCCTTGTCTACTGGACTGGATGAACTCATGCGCCATGCTTCCTCATTACGAGGACCTGGAGTGGATATGTTGATTGAGATCCTAAATGTCATCACAAAAATTGGGTCTAGGGTCGATGGTTCTTGCGCATCCACTGATCCGTCCAGCTCTGCTCCTGTTCCAATGGAAACTGATGCTGAAGAAAGGAGTCTGGTTCTGTCAGATGATAGGGGAAGTTTCAGGATGGAAACCTTGGAGCAGACCACTGAGCAGTCATCTGATACTTCAGCAGCAAATGTTGACTCACTTTTTCCTGAATGTTTAAGCAATGTTGCTCGTCTTCTTGAAACAGTTCTCCAGAATTCTGACACTTGTCATATATTTGTTGAGAAGAAGGGAATTGATGCTGTTCTGCAGTTATTTACTTTGCCTTTAATGCCTATTTCAACATCGATTGGTCAGATCATATCTGTTGCGTTTAAGAACTTCTCACATCAGCATTCTGCTTCCTTGGCTAGGGCAGTATGTGCCTTCTTGAGAGAACATCTAAAATCAACAAATGAACTATTAGTTTCAGTTGCGGGGACTCATCTTGCTGTGGTTGAATCTGCTAAGCAAGCTAAGGTTCTGAGATATCTTTCCAGCCTTGAAGGTATACTTTCTCTCTCGAATTTTTTGTTGAAGGGGAATAGTACTTTTGTCTCTGAATTGGGCACTGCAGATGCTGATGTGTTGAAGGATATTGGGTTGGCATACCGGGAAATAATTTGGCAAGTTTCTCTGTACAATGACTCCAAAGTGGATGAAAAGAGAAATGCAGAACAGGGGACTGACCTGTCTTCATCAACTGCTGTGGTAAGAGAAAGTGACGATGACGCAAACATTCCAGTTGTGAGATACATGAACCCAGTTTCTATTAGGAATGGTTCTCAGTCCCTTTGGGGTGGGGAACGTGAATTTCTCTCGGTCATTCGTTCAGGCGTAGGCTTGCACCGCCGTAGTCGACATGGCTTGGCACGTATACGAAGTGGGAGGACTGGCCAGCACTTGGATGCTTTAAGCATTGACTCTGAGATCCCATCAGATGAACCAGAGACATCTTTGCCAAAGTTGAAAAGTAGAACTCCTGATGAGATTCTAAACAAATTGGCTTCTGTATTACGTTCTTTCTTTTCTGCCCTTGTGAAGGGATTTACATCTCCAAACCGTCGAAGGGTTGATGTAGGGTTGTTGAGTGCAGTTTCAAAGACCCTTGGAACTACCTTGGCTAAAATATATCTTGAGGCTCTCAGTTTCTCAGGGTATTTTACTGCTGGACTTGATACATTACTGTCAGTTAAGTGCCGATATCTTGGAAAGGTTGTTGATGACATGGCAGCCCTCACATTTGACAGCAGGAGGCGTACTTGTTATGCATCAATggtcaataatttttatgtacATGGAACCTTTAAGGAGCTGCTTACTACATTTGAAGCTACAAGTCAACTGTTATGGACACTACCTTACCCTTTTCCTTGCCCCTCAGTTGACCATGAGAAGGCAGGTGAAGGAAATAATTTGTCTCACAGCACATGGCTACTTGACACTTTACACAGCTACTGCCGTGTGCTTGAGTATTTTGTTAACTCCTCTCTGCTTTTATCTTCAACATCGGGATCCCAAGTTCAACTACTTGTTCAGCCTGTTGCAGCTGGTTTGTCAATTGGGCTATTTCCTGTTCCTAAGGACCCTGAAGTCTTTGTTCGCATGCTGCAGTCTCAGGTTCTGGATGTCATGTTATCTGTCTGGAAccactctatgtttccaagttGCAGCACTGGCTTCATTTCTTCTATTGTGTCACTTGTTACACACATATACTCTGGTGTTGGAGATGTCAAAAGGAATCGAAGTGGCATTGCAGGAAGTACAAACCAAAGGTTCATGCTCCCACCACCTGATGAAAATACAATTGCTATGATTGTTGAGATGGGCTTTACAAGGGCAAGAGCTGAAGAGGCATTGAGACGGGTGGAAACAAATAGTGTTGAAATGGCCATGGAGTGGCTGTTTAGTCATGCTGAGGATCCTGTGCAGGAGGATGATGAGTTAGCTCGGGCACTTGCGCTATCACTAGGAAATTCATCTGAAGGATTGAAAATTGACAATGAGGATAATTCAATAGCTGCTGTGACAGAAGAAGGAAAAATGACGGTGCCTCCTGTTGAAGATATTCTTGCTGCATCTGTGAAGTTGTTTCAGAGTAGTGATACGATGGCATTCTCGTTGACGGATTTGCTTGTGACCCTTTGCAATCGGAACAAAGGAGAAGACCGTCTAAAGGTGGCATCTTATCTTATTGAGCAGCTAAAGCTTTGCCCATTGGATTTTTCCAAGGATTCCAGTGCACTGTGTATGATATCACATATTTTGGCATTGCTCCTTTTTGAGGATGGAACTGTTCGAGAAATTGCCGCACAGAATGGTATAGTTGCTGCTGTAACAAATGTCTTGATGAATTTCAAGGCTAGAAATGCATCAGGGAGTGAAATTCTTATCCCAAAATGCATTAGTGCTTTACTGCTCATCTTGGATAACATGTCGCAATCCAGGCCTAGAATCTCTTCTGAAACTACCGGAGGAACCCAGACAGTATCTCTGCCTGACTCATCAGTTCTGGCATCAGGTACAGAAAAAAAGGTGGCTTCAGACTTTCCTGAGAAAGAATCTGGCACAGCACTTGAGAAATTATTGGGGAAGTCAACTGGTTACCTGACTATTGAAGAGAGTCGTGAAGTACTACTTGTTGCCTGTGACTTGATGAAACAGCATGTTCCTGCTGTGATCATGCAGGCTATTCTGCAGTTATGTGCTCGCCTGACAAAAACTCACATTTTAGCATTGCAATTTCTCGAAAATGGAGGGTTAACTGCTCTATTTAGTATTCCACGAAGTTGTTTCTTCCCTGGATATGACACTGTTGCATCTGCCATCATTCGGCACCTCCTTGAAGATCCTCATACCCTACAAACTGCCATGGAATTGGAGATACGTCAAACTTTGATCGGAAATCGCCATGCTGGGCGTATTTTCCCAAGGACATTTTTGACATCTATGGCACCTGTTATTTCCAGAGATCCTGTGGTTTTTATGAAAGCTGCAGCTGCAGCTTGTCAGTTGGAATCATCAGGAGGGAGGACTTTTGTGGTATTATTgaaggaaaaagagaaggaaagggacAAATCAAAAACTTCAGGTGCTGAAGAATCTGTCCGGATTTCTGAGAATAAGATGCATGATGGTTCAGGTAAATGTGCCAAAGGCCATAAAAAGATTCCGGCCAATCTTACTCAAGTAATGGATCAGCTTCTTGATATAGTTCTGAAACATCCTTTGCCAAAAAGTCCAGAAGGTTGTGTTGGTGATTTAAATTCGATGGATGTGGATGAACCTGCTACCAAGTTAAAGGGAAAATCCAAGGTTGACGAGACAAAGAAAGTGGAGTCTGAATCTGAAAGATCTGCTGGACTGGCTAAAGTGACTTTTGTTCTCAAGTTGTTGAGTGATGTTCTTCTTATGTATGTGCATGCAGTTGGGATCATACTGAGACGAGACTTGGAATTGTGTCATCTGCGGGGATCTAATCAAACAGATAGTTCTGGGCAAGGTGGGATAATTCATCACATCTTACACCAGTTGCTTCTAATATCTACAGATAAATCTGCAGGACCTGATGAATGGAGGGACAAATTATCTGAAAAGGCTTCTTGGTTCATTGTTGTTTTGTGTGGCCGATCTGGTGAAGGGCGGAGGCGAGTGATTAATGAACTTGTGAAAGCTATGTCTTCATTCTCAAACTTGGAgagcaattcacataacaacgtTTTGTTGCCTGATAAAAAAGTTTTTGCTTTTTCTGATTTGGTGTATTCAATTTTGTCTAAAAATGCATCCTCCAGCCACTTACCTGGTTCCGGATGCTCACCGGATATAGCGAAAAGCATGATAGATGGAGGAATGGTGCAGTCTCTTACTAGCATTCTTCAAGTGATTGATTTGGACCATCCTGATGCTCCTAAAATTGTCAATCTTCTATTGAAGGCTTTGGAAAGTCTGTCAAGGGCTGCCAATGCTAGTGAACAAGTTCTTAAATCTGAGGGtctgaacaagaagaaaacaacTGTGTCAAATGGAAGATGTGATGAACAGACAGCTGCATCAGCTGTGGAGACCATAGAGCATAATCAGAATAGCGGTGCCACACAGGAAGCCCCAGACGAGGAGGATACTGACATTCAGCAACAGCAAGGAACTACTCATGTTGAGGGTAATCATGCTGCACATCAAAATCAGACAGCAGAGCAAGACATGAGGATAGAGTTGGAAGATACAATGCCAACCAATCCATCGGTGGAGATTGGAATGGATTTCATGCATGAAGAAATGGAAGAGGGTGGTGTGTTACACAACACTGACCAAATTGAGATGACTTTTCGTGTTGAGAACAGGGCTGGTGATGATATGGGTGATGAGGATGATGACATGGGAGATGATGGTGACgaggatgaggatgaggatgaggatgaggatgaggatgaggatgatgatgagGGGGAGGATGAGGATATCGCTGAAGATGGTGCTGGCATGATGTCTCTTGCTGACACTGATGTGGAAGATCATGATGATACTGGCTTGGCAGATGACTATAATGATGAGATGATTGACGAAGAAGATGATTTTCATGAGAATCGTGTTATGGAGGTCAGGTGGAGGGAGGCCCTTGATGGGTTGGATCATTTGCAGGTACTCGGTCAGCCTGGAGCTTCAAGTGGTCTGATTGATGTTGCTGCTGAGCCATTTGAAAGGGTGAATGTGGATGATCTTTTTGGTCTTCGCAGGCCTTTGGGTTTTGATCGTCAACGTCAGAGTGGCAGGTCTTCCTTGGAGCGGTCTGTCATAGAAGCAAATGGATTTCAGCATCCTCTGCTGTTAAGGCCATCCCAGTCAGAAGATCTGGTTTCTATGTGGTCATCAGGTGGGCATTCATCCAGGGGTTTAGAAGCTTTGTCATATGGGAGCTTTGATGTACctcatttttatatgtttgatgCTCCTGTTCTTCCATTTGAACATGTACCTAGTAGTATATTTGGTGATCGTTTGGGTAGGGCAGCACCCCCACCTTTGTCTGATTCTTCTTTAGGAATGGACTCATTGCGTACACAGGGGCGGAGAGGGCCTGGTGATGGAAGGTGGACTGATGATGGTCAGCCACAAGCAGGTGCCCAATCTGCTGCAATTGCACAAGCAATAGAGGAGCAGTTCATATCACAGCTGTGCAGTGTACCTACAATCAATGCTCCCATTGAGAGGCAGTTCCAGAATTCAGGAGTCCAGGAGAATCAACCATTTCATAATCCTCCATCCAATGATGGTCAAGTAGTGGTGGATGATGATAACACCAGCAGTCAACAAAATGAAGTTCAGCAAGGAAATGGCAATGAAGTTACCCACTATCAGCCTAATCCAACAGCTGAAACCATTCCTTCCAATGAGCAGGTTGATTCTCGGTCTTCATTCAGTGATTCAGGTGAAGATTTACAGGTGGATGAACCTATGTTAGCTCAACCAATTTCTCTGAACAGTACACCAAATGGTCTTGACAACATGGAAATTGGAGATGGTGATGGCACTGCATGTGATCAAGTCGAGACAATGCCAGAGCATGTCAACTCTGCAGAACATCATGCTTCTTTGCAATGTGAAGGGGTCCCTGAAGCACATGCAAGTCTCAATGATGTACCTGTTCAGGATGTCAGATCCTCAACAGATGATCAGTGCAATAATCCTTTGTTGGCCAATTCTGTTTCAATGATGCCTGATGTGGATCAGATGAATGCTGATGTTGAAATGACTGGTGCTGACGCTGAAGGAAATCGGGCTGGGCAATCCATGCCTGCTTCTGAACAAGGTGCTGACGAGACGTCATCCAGGCAAGAGACATTGGTTGCTCAGGATGCTACTCAGGCTAACCAAAATGGTATAGATAATGAGACTCCCACTACAAGCGCAATTGACCCAACTTTCCTGGAGGCATTACCTGAAGATTTACGAACAGAAGTTCTAGCTTCCCAGCAGGCTCAGTCTGTTCAACCTCCAACTTATGCTCCACCTTCTGTTGAAGATATTGATCCTGAATTTTTGGCTGCTCTTCCTCCAGACATCCAAGCAGAGGTTTTGGCACAACAACGAGCACAGCGGATTGCACAGCAGGCTGAAGGACAGCCTGTTGACATGGATAATGCTTCAATAATTGCTACTTTTCCTGCTGATGTGCGTGaagag GTGCTTTTGACTTCTTCAGAAGCAGTATTATCAGCATTACCTTCTCCATTACTTGCTGAAGCCCAAATGCTAAGGGACCGAGCAATGAGTCACTATCAGGCTCGCAGCCTGTTTGGTAGTAGCCACAGGCTAAATAGTCGTAGAAATGGTTTGGGATTTGATAGGCAGACAGTGATGGACAGGGGTGTTGGAGTTACAATTGGACGGAGGGCTGCTTCTGCTTTTGCAGATGGCATGAAGATGAATGAAATTGAAGGCGAGCCACTTTTGGATACCAATGCATTGAAAGCTTTGATCCACCTGCTAAGGATGGCACAG CCCCTTGGGAAAGGCCTTCTACAGAGACTTCTTTTAAACCTTTGTGCACATAGTACTACAAGGACAATTTTAGTTTGTCTCTTGCTCAATATGATTAAACCCGAGGCTGAAGGGTCAGTCAGTGGATTGGCAGCAATTAACTCCCAGAGGCTTTATGGTTGTCTGTCAAATGTTGTTTATGGTCGATCGCAGTTGATGGATG GTCTTCCTCCCTTGGTTTTGCGTCGAGTTCTGGAAATCTTGACCTATTTGGCTACAAATCATTCTTCTATTGCCAATATGTTGTTCTACTTTGATCCCTCAATTGTTCTGGAGCCTCTAAGTCCAAAATATCTGGAAACCAAGATTGATAAAGGCAAGGAGAAAATTGGAGATGGAGATAATTCGTTAAAACCTTTGGGCGATACTGATAAAGTTCCTTTGATCCTTTTTCTGAAGCTATTGAATCGACCACTTTTTCTACACAGCACTACTCATCTTGAGCAG GTCATGGGATTGCTTCAAGTAGTAGTTTTCACGGCAGCATCAAAATTAGACAGCCATGCCCAATCTGGACAGGCAAGGGAGACTTCTCAAAAACAAACTGCCGGTGAAGTTCCTGGTGGTGTTCAAAGTGTTCCGCCATTGGTAGCAGAATCAAGTCAAGAGGACAAGGCTGCCAGTTCTGGGTCCATTTCTAATGGAAATAGGAGCATTGATGCATGCAGTGTTTTCTTGAAGTTACCACAACCTGAGTTGAGCAATCTGTGCAGCCTTCTTGGTTGTGAAGG GCTGTCAGATAAAGTATATATGCTAGCTGGAGAAGTGCTTAAGAAGTTGGCCTCAATTGTTGCAACCCATCGTAAATTCTTTACTTCAGAGCTTTCAGAATTAGCTCATGGGTTGAGCAGTTCAGCTGTCAGTGAGCTTGTCACCTTGAGGAACACTCACATGCTAGGTCTAAGTGCTGGCTCCATGGCCGGGGCAGCAATCCTACGTGTGCTACAGGCACTCAGCTCACTCACCTCACCCACTATTGATGAGAATATGGACCTTGAGAGTGGTGGGGAACAGGAGGAGCAAGCTACCATGTGGAACTTAAGTATTGCACTTCAGCCATTGTGGCTAGAATTGAGCGAATGTATTAGTTTGACAGAGACACAGCTCGTTCAGAGCAGTTTCAGTCCAACTgtattaaatataaatgtaGGGGAGCTTGTACAGGGGGGCTCTTCTTCATCCCCTCTTCCTCCTGGAACCCAGAGGCTCTTGCCTTTCATTGaagctttctttgttttgtgtgaAAAGCTACAGGCAAACCAATCCATTGTGCAACAAGATCACGTGACCATAACCGCAAGAGAAGTCAAAGAATCTTCTGGGAGCTCCTCCTCTACCACTGCATGCTTCGGAGATTCTCAGAGAAAGCTTGATGGTGTTGTCACATTTTCCAGATTTGCAGAGAAGCATCGCCGGCTTTTGAATACTTTTATAAGGCACAATCCTGGCTTGTTGGAGAAATCACTCTCTATGATGCTGAAGGCTCCCAGACTTATTGATTTTGATAACAAGAGAGCATATTTCCGCTCCAGAATAAGGCAACAGCATGAGCAACACCGTTCTGGTCCTCTGCGGATAAGTGTTCGGCGAGCATATGTTTTGGAGGATTCATACAATCAATTGAGGATGCGACCTACTCAGGATCTCAGGGGAAGATTGAATGTGCAGTTCCAAGGTGAGGAGGGTATTGATGCTGGGGGTTTGACAAGAGAATGGTATCAATTGCTGTCAAGGGTTGTATTTGACAAGGGAGCATTGCTTTTCACAACTGTCGGGAATGATGTGACTTTTCAGCCAAACCCTAATTCTGTTTATCAGACAGAACATCTGTCTTACTTCAAGTTTGTGGGCCGTGTG GTTTCCAAGGCGCTGTTTGATGGGCAACTTTTGGATGTTTACTTTACTCGGTCTTTCTACAAGCATATTCTTGGTGCAAAGGTGACATACCATGACATAGAGGCTGTTGATCCTGATTATTACAAGAATTTGAAGTGGATGCTGGAG AATGATGTGAGTGATATACCTGACTTGACATTCAGCATGGATGCTGACGAGGAGAAGCACATCCTTTATGAGAAAACTCAG GTTACTGATTATGAGCTTAAACCTGGAGGAAGAAACATAAGGGTTACTGAAGAAACAAAGCATGAGTATGTAGACCTTGTTGCTGATCATATATTGACAAATGCCATTCGTCCTCAGATTAATTCCTTCCTAGAAGGTTTTAATGAATTGGTGCCAAGGGAACTTATTTCCATTTTCAATGATAAAGAGCTTGAGCTACTAATCAGTGGACTTCCTGAAATTGATT TGGATGATCTGAAGGCCAACACTGAGTATACTGGCTATGCTCCAGCATCTGGTGTTGTTCAATGGTTTTGGGAGGTTGTCAAAGGTTTTAACAAGGAAGATATGGCCAGACTACTGCAGTTCGTCACTGGAACATCAAAG GTTCCATTGGAGGGTTTCAAGGCATTGCAGGGTATCTCTGGTCC